The Chelatococcus sp. HY11 genome includes a window with the following:
- a CDS encoding biotin--[acetyl-CoA-carboxylase] ligase — protein sequence MAFSLGQAARDAGFGLVAFESLGSTNAEAMAMGKAGLTQPTWVVARHQTAGRGRRGNVWANVSGNLAASLVMVTDVTPAVAATLGFVAGIALTDAVDCIAPYFDSGSASERRLLLKWPNDVLGDGAKLVGILLESEQLADGRRIVVIGVGVNVAMIPDGLPYKAASLSSLGAAVTAEDVFTALTDSWVSGVALWDEGRGLPAIRSRWLQRAAGLGTDVAVHIGREIVRGTFETIDDSGQLVIRKTEGGTVAVAAGDVYFGVAATAKV from the coding sequence ATGGCGTTCAGCCTCGGGCAGGCGGCCCGCGATGCGGGCTTCGGGCTGGTCGCTTTCGAGAGCCTTGGCTCGACCAACGCCGAGGCTATGGCGATGGGCAAGGCAGGCCTGACGCAGCCGACCTGGGTCGTTGCCCGGCATCAGACCGCGGGGCGTGGCCGGCGCGGCAATGTCTGGGCGAATGTGTCCGGCAACCTCGCGGCCTCGCTCGTCATGGTCACCGATGTGACGCCGGCCGTTGCGGCGACGCTCGGCTTCGTCGCGGGGATCGCGCTGACGGATGCCGTTGACTGCATTGCCCCCTATTTCGACAGCGGTTCGGCAAGCGAGCGGCGCCTGCTCCTGAAATGGCCCAACGATGTGCTTGGCGATGGTGCCAAGCTGGTGGGCATTCTTCTCGAGAGCGAGCAGCTCGCCGACGGGCGGCGGATCGTCGTCATCGGCGTCGGCGTCAATGTCGCGATGATACCCGACGGCCTGCCCTACAAGGCGGCCTCCCTATCGTCGCTGGGAGCGGCGGTGACGGCTGAGGACGTGTTCACAGCGCTCACAGACAGCTGGGTCAGCGGCGTGGCGCTATGGGACGAGGGCAGGGGCCTCCCAGCCATCCGCAGCCGCTGGCTGCAGCGCGCGGCGGGTCTTGGGACTGATGTAGCGGTGCATATCGGGCGGGAAATCGTGCGCGGCACCTTTGAAACCATCGACGACTCAGGCCAACTCGTCATACGAAAGACGGAGGGGGGCACGGTGGCGGTTGCCGCCGGAGATGTCTATTTCGGTGTCGCGGCCACAGCCAAGGTCTAA
- the nuoN gene encoding NADH-quinone oxidoreductase subunit NuoN yields the protein MAPLFPAFSVVLPEFILAAGALALVLIGAIRGERSNGLVSALAVALIAAAGIAVALQGGERAEAFGGSFVVDNFARFMKMLALIGSAAALLLARDFFQRAKLDRFEYPILVVLATLGMMMMISANDLIALYLGLELQSLAIYVIAAFDRDNARSSEAGLKYFVLGALSSGMLLYGSSLVYGFTGTVSFPGIAAALSGGHAGTGLIFGLVFIAAGLAFKISAVPFHMWTPDVYEGAPSPVTAFMASAPKAAAMALMVRVFIGAFPDIIGQWRQIIVFVAIASMVLGAFAAIGQRNIKRLMAYSSISHMGYALVGLAAGTANGVQGVLVYLALYLAMTLGTFACIIAMRRESGQVETIDDLAGLSNSQPVLAFLFAMLLFSLAGIPPLAGFFAKLYVFGAAIEAKLYGLAVIGVLASVVGAFYYLRIIKLMYFDEPKAGAYQPMAPEVRFVLGVSSVVVILFWLAPASIVAAASAAAKSLF from the coding sequence ATGGCACCGCTCTTCCCAGCCTTCAGTGTGGTCCTGCCGGAGTTCATTCTGGCGGCGGGCGCGCTCGCGCTCGTCCTGATCGGCGCCATTCGCGGCGAGCGCTCCAACGGGCTCGTGTCGGCTCTCGCGGTGGCCTTGATTGCCGCTGCGGGCATCGCGGTGGCCCTTCAGGGCGGCGAGCGCGCGGAGGCCTTCGGCGGTTCCTTCGTCGTCGACAATTTCGCGCGCTTCATGAAGATGCTGGCGCTGATCGGTTCGGCCGCGGCGCTTCTCCTGGCGCGTGATTTTTTCCAGCGTGCCAAGCTTGACCGTTTCGAGTACCCGATCCTCGTGGTCCTCGCGACGCTCGGCATGATGATGATGATCTCGGCGAACGATCTCATCGCGCTCTATCTTGGCCTCGAGCTGCAGAGCCTTGCGATCTATGTCATTGCGGCCTTCGACCGGGACAACGCGCGTTCGTCGGAAGCGGGCCTGAAGTACTTCGTGCTGGGCGCGCTCTCGTCGGGCATGCTGCTGTACGGCTCGTCGCTCGTCTACGGCTTCACGGGCACGGTGTCCTTCCCCGGGATAGCGGCCGCGCTCTCGGGCGGACATGCCGGCACGGGCCTTATCTTTGGCCTCGTCTTCATCGCCGCCGGCCTTGCCTTCAAGATCTCCGCCGTTCCGTTCCATATGTGGACGCCCGACGTCTATGAGGGCGCGCCCTCGCCGGTCACGGCCTTCATGGCCAGCGCGCCCAAGGCGGCGGCCATGGCACTCATGGTGCGGGTCTTCATCGGCGCGTTCCCGGATATCATTGGCCAGTGGCGCCAGATCATCGTGTTCGTGGCGATCGCCTCGATGGTGCTCGGCGCCTTCGCCGCCATCGGCCAGCGCAATATCAAGCGGCTGATGGCCTATTCGTCGATCAGCCACATGGGCTACGCGTTGGTAGGCCTTGCCGCCGGCACCGCGAACGGCGTCCAGGGCGTCCTCGTCTATCTCGCGCTCTATCTCGCCATGACGCTCGGCACCTTCGCGTGCATCATCGCCATGCGGCGCGAGAGCGGGCAGGTCGAGACGATCGACGACCTTGCCGGCCTGTCGAACAGCCAGCCGGTGCTCGCCTTCCTGTTCGCCATGCTGCTCTTCTCGCTGGCCGGCATCCCGCCGCTCGCGGGCTTCTTCGCCAAGCTCTACGTGTTCGGCGCGGCCATCGAGGCCAAGCTGTACGGCCTTGCCGTTATCGGCGTGCTGGCGAGCGTGGTGGGCGCCTTCTACTACCTGCGCATCATCAAGCTGATGTATTTTGATGAGCCGAAGGCGGGTGCCTACCAGCCGATGGCGCCGGAAGTGCGCTTCGTGCTCGGGGTTTCGAGCGTCGTCGTCATCCTGTTCTGGCTTGCGCCGGCTTCGATCGTGGCCGCCGCGTCCGCCGCTGCGAAGTCTCTTTTCTGA
- a CDS encoding NADH-quinone oxidoreductase subunit M, whose amino-acid sequence MFGFGILSGLLILPLIGAAFIAVLRGDNEAVESNARWGALITTVITFLLALYAWTQFDASNPAFQLVETHRWLSDATAFKLGVDGFSMPFIVLTAFLMPFCILASWHSIHHRVKEYFIAFLVLETTMIAVFAAADLVLFYLFFEAGLIPMFLIIGIWGHDRRIYASFKFFLYTLLGSVLMLLAVLAMYWDAGTTDIATLLTHKFAPSMQTWLWLAFFSSLAVKMPMWPVHTWLPDAHVEAPTAGSVILAGILLKMGGYGFIRFSLPMFPEASAYFAPLVFALSVIAIVYTSLVAMMQENIKKLIAYSSVAHMGFVTMGLFSMTEQGIQGAMYQMVSHGLVSGALFLAVGVVYDRMHTLRIDAYGGLVERMPRYALVFMILTMANVGLPGTSGFVGEFLTLMGAFRANPYVAIIAATGVILSAAYALWLYRRVVFGKLEKPSLKTITDLDTREIVMFVPLVLLIVWYGVQPHGILEAFAASTDNLLRSTEAALAGVKTAAFLSH is encoded by the coding sequence ATGTTCGGCTTCGGCATTCTCTCCGGCCTTCTGATCCTGCCGCTCATCGGCGCGGCCTTCATAGCCGTCCTGCGCGGTGACAACGAGGCGGTCGAGTCGAACGCGCGCTGGGGAGCGCTGATCACGACGGTCATCACGTTCCTCCTGGCGCTTTACGCCTGGACCCAGTTCGACGCCTCGAACCCGGCCTTCCAGCTCGTCGAGACCCATCGCTGGCTGTCCGATGCCACCGCCTTCAAGCTCGGCGTCGACGGCTTTTCGATGCCTTTCATCGTCTTGACGGCCTTCCTGATGCCGTTCTGCATCCTGGCGTCGTGGCACTCGATCCATCACCGGGTGAAGGAATATTTCATCGCCTTCCTGGTGCTCGAGACGACGATGATCGCCGTCTTCGCGGCGGCCGACCTAGTGCTGTTCTACCTCTTCTTCGAGGCCGGCCTGATCCCGATGTTCCTGATCATCGGCATCTGGGGCCATGACCGCCGCATCTACGCCAGCTTCAAGTTCTTCCTTTACACGCTGCTCGGCTCGGTGCTGATGCTGCTTGCCGTGCTGGCGATGTACTGGGACGCCGGCACGACCGACATCGCGACGCTGCTGACGCATAAGTTCGCGCCGTCCATGCAGACCTGGCTGTGGCTCGCCTTCTTCTCCTCGCTCGCGGTGAAGATGCCGATGTGGCCCGTGCATACCTGGCTGCCCGACGCCCATGTGGAGGCGCCGACGGCGGGCTCGGTGATCCTGGCGGGTATTCTCCTGAAGATGGGCGGCTACGGTTTCATCCGGTTCTCGCTGCCGATGTTCCCCGAGGCCTCGGCCTATTTCGCGCCGCTCGTCTTCGCCCTCTCGGTGATCGCCATCGTCTACACCTCGCTGGTGGCGATGATGCAGGAGAACATCAAGAAGCTGATCGCCTATTCCTCCGTGGCGCATATGGGCTTCGTGACGATGGGCCTGTTCAGCATGACCGAGCAGGGCATCCAGGGCGCCATGTACCAGATGGTCAGCCACGGCCTTGTGTCCGGCGCGCTCTTCCTCGCGGTCGGCGTCGTCTACGACCGGATGCACACGCTGCGCATCGATGCCTATGGCGGCCTCGTGGAGCGCATGCCGCGCTACGCGCTCGTCTTCATGATCCTCACCATGGCGAATGTCGGGCTGCCCGGCACCTCCGGCTTCGTCGGCGAGTTCCTCACATTGATGGGGGCCTTCCGGGCCAACCCTTATGTGGCCATCATCGCGGCGACCGGCGTCATCCTCTCAGCGGCCTACGCGCTGTGGCTTTACCGCCGGGTGGTGTTCGGCAAGCTGGAGAAGCCGAGCCTGAAGACGATCACGGATCTCGACACCCGCGAGATCGTCATGTTCGTTCCTCTCGTTCTCCTGATCGTCTGGTATGGCGTGCAGCCGCACGGCATCCTGGAGGCCTTCGCCGCGTCCACGGACAACCTCCTGCGCAGCACCGAGGCCGCGCTCGCCGGCGTCAAGACCGCCGCCTTCCTTTCGCATTAA
- the nuoL gene encoding NADH-quinone oxidoreductase subunit L — MYHAIVFLPLVGFLIAGIFGKKIGARASEVITTSLLAVACALSWVAFVRVGFYGEAAQVKVASWIVSGSFSVDWAFRIDTLTAVMLIVVTTVSMLVHLYSIGYMHEDPARPRFFAYLSLFTFAMLMLVTADNLLQMFFGWEGVGLASYLLIGFWYEKPSANAAAMKAFIVNRVGDFGFLLGIFLLFVLFGTASFDSLFPRVGELAEAKFHIFGHDYHALTVVALLLFMGAMGKSAQFLLHTWLPDAMEGPTPVSALIHAATMVTAGVFMVARMSPVFEYAPTALTVVTVIGGITAFFAATVGLVQNDIKRVIAYSTCSQLGYMFVALGVGAYSAGVFHLFTHAFFKALLFLGAGSVIHAMHHEQDMRNMGGLRRYIPFTAAMMTIGNLALTGFPFTAGYFSKDAIIEAAYASHNPAAGFAFIATVIAALMTSFYSWRLYFMTFEGKPRWGEHAAHGHDDHAHAGASHAHAGASHAHAGASHAHAGASHAHADASHAHGQADHGQADHGHDDHAHGDHGHGHGHDLKPHESPLVMLIPLIVLAVGALLAGGLFKSYFIGDNYDAFWKGALFTGPNNHILHEMHEVPAWVVWSPFVMMMLGFVLALWFYIVNPRIPVSLAQSNPILYRFLLNKWYFDEIYDFLFVRPAKWLGTFLWKKGDGWLIDGFGPDGVSARVVDVTNRVVRLQTGYVYHYAFAMLIGVAAFVTWYLVGGVH; from the coding sequence ATGTACCACGCAATCGTCTTCCTGCCTCTGGTGGGTTTTCTGATCGCCGGCATCTTCGGCAAGAAGATCGGCGCGCGCGCCAGCGAGGTCATCACGACGTCGCTGCTCGCCGTCGCCTGCGCGCTGTCCTGGGTCGCCTTCGTGCGTGTCGGCTTCTATGGCGAGGCCGCTCAGGTGAAGGTCGCGAGCTGGATCGTTTCCGGCAGCTTCAGCGTCGATTGGGCCTTCCGCATCGACACGCTGACCGCCGTGATGCTGATCGTCGTGACGACCGTCTCGATGCTCGTGCATCTCTATTCGATCGGCTACATGCACGAGGATCCGGCCCGGCCGCGCTTCTTCGCCTATCTCTCGCTGTTCACCTTCGCCATGCTGATGCTGGTGACGGCCGACAACCTGCTGCAGATGTTCTTCGGCTGGGAAGGCGTCGGTCTCGCGAGCTACCTGCTCATCGGCTTCTGGTATGAAAAGCCTTCCGCGAATGCGGCGGCGATGAAGGCCTTCATCGTCAACCGTGTCGGCGACTTCGGCTTCCTCCTCGGCATCTTCCTCCTGTTCGTGCTGTTCGGCACGGCCTCCTTCGACAGCCTGTTCCCGCGCGTCGGGGAACTGGCGGAAGCGAAGTTTCACATCTTCGGCCATGATTACCATGCGCTGACGGTGGTCGCGCTCCTCCTGTTCATGGGCGCGATGGGCAAGTCCGCGCAATTCCTCCTGCACACCTGGCTGCCTGACGCCATGGAAGGCCCGACCCCGGTGTCGGCGCTCATCCATGCCGCCACCATGGTGACGGCGGGCGTGTTCATGGTGGCGCGCATGTCGCCGGTCTTCGAATATGCGCCGACCGCGCTCACCGTCGTCACGGTGATCGGCGGGATAACAGCCTTCTTCGCGGCGACCGTCGGCCTCGTGCAGAACGACATCAAGCGCGTGATCGCCTATTCGACCTGCTCGCAGCTCGGCTACATGTTCGTCGCGCTCGGCGTCGGGGCTTATTCGGCCGGCGTGTTCCACCTCTTCACCCATGCCTTCTTCAAGGCCCTTTTGTTCCTGGGCGCTGGCTCGGTCATCCACGCGATGCACCACGAGCAGGACATGCGCAACATGGGTGGCCTGCGGCGCTACATCCCGTTCACGGCGGCGATGATGACGATCGGCAATCTCGCCCTGACGGGTTTCCCCTTCACGGCCGGATATTTCTCGAAGGACGCTATCATCGAGGCGGCCTATGCCTCGCATAATCCGGCCGCCGGCTTTGCCTTCATAGCCACCGTCATCGCGGCGCTGATGACATCCTTCTACTCCTGGCGCCTCTATTTCATGACCTTCGAAGGCAAGCCGCGCTGGGGCGAGCATGCCGCGCACGGCCATGACGACCACGCCCATGCCGGCGCAAGCCACGCCCATGCCGGCGCAAGCCATGCGCATGCCGGTGCCAGCCATGCGCATGCCGGCGCGAGCCATGCCCATGCTGACGCGAGTCACGCCCATGGCCAGGCAGATCACGGCCAAGCAGATCACGGTCACGACGACCACGCGCACGGCGATCATGGCCATGGTCACGGGCACGACCTGAAGCCGCATGAAAGCCCGCTCGTCATGCTGATCCCGCTGATCGTGCTGGCGGTCGGCGCGCTGCTGGCAGGCGGCCTGTTCAAGTCCTATTTCATCGGCGACAACTACGACGCCTTCTGGAAGGGCGCGCTCTTCACCGGCCCCAACAACCACATCCTGCACGAGATGCATGAAGTGCCGGCCTGGGTCGTCTGGTCACCCTTCGTGATGATGATGCTCGGCTTCGTGCTGGCGCTGTGGTTCTACATCGTCAACCCGCGCATCCCGGTCAGCCTCGCGCAGTCGAACCCGATCCTGTACCGCTTCCTGCTCAACAAGTGGTACTTCGACGAGATCTACGACTTCCTCTTCGTGCGCCCCGCCAAATGGCTCGGCACCTTCCTGTGGAAGAAGGGCGACGGCTGGCTGATCGATGGCTTCGGGCCTGACGGTGTGTCGGCGCGGGTCGTCGATGTCACCAATCGGGTCGTGCGGTTGCAGACCGGTTATGTCTATCACTACGCCTTTGCCATGCTCATCGGGGTGGCCGCCTTCGTGACGTGGTATCTGGTCGGGGGAGTGCACTGA
- the nuoK gene encoding NADH-quinone oxidoreductase subunit NuoK, which yields MTIGLVHYLTVAAVLFTLGVFGIFLNRKNVIVILMSVELILLAVNINFVAFSTHMGDIVGQVFALFILTVAAAEAAIGLAILVVYFRNRGTIAVEDINMMKG from the coding sequence ATGACCATCGGGCTTGTTCACTATCTCACGGTCGCGGCCGTCCTGTTCACCCTCGGGGTTTTCGGCATCTTCCTCAATCGCAAGAACGTCATCGTCATCCTGATGTCCGTGGAGCTCATCCTGCTCGCCGTGAACATCAACTTCGTGGCGTTCTCGACGCATATGGGCGACATCGTCGGCCAGGTGTTCGCACTGTTCATCCTGACGGTGGCCGCCGCGGAAGCGGCCATCGGGCTTGCCATCCTCGTCGTCTACTTCCGCAACCGCGGCACGATCGCGGTTGAAGACATCAACATGATGAAGGGCTGA
- a CDS encoding NADH-quinone oxidoreductase subunit J — protein MTGQAFFFYLFAGVCIASAFMVIASRNPVHAVLFLILAFVNAAGLFMLMGAEFLALILVVVYVGAVAVLFLFVVMMLDVDFAELREGFLNYLPIGALIGVVFLVELVLVVGLFSIDPASVKPAVVATATDVSNIQALGQVLYTRYFFFFQAAGFILLVAMIGAIVLTLRHKPNVKRQDIAAQVARNKASAMEVRKVPSRQGV, from the coding sequence ATGACGGGGCAAGCTTTCTTCTTCTATCTCTTCGCCGGGGTGTGCATCGCCTCCGCCTTCATGGTGATCGCCTCGCGCAATCCCGTGCACGCGGTGCTGTTCCTCATCCTGGCCTTCGTCAACGCCGCCGGGCTCTTCATGCTGATGGGCGCGGAGTTCCTGGCGCTGATCCTGGTGGTCGTCTACGTCGGCGCCGTCGCGGTACTCTTCCTCTTCGTGGTCATGATGCTCGACGTTGACTTCGCGGAATTGCGCGAGGGCTTCCTGAACTACCTGCCGATCGGGGCGCTCATCGGGGTCGTCTTCCTTGTTGAACTCGTCCTCGTCGTCGGCCTCTTCTCGATCGATCCGGCAAGCGTCAAGCCGGCGGTGGTGGCGACGGCGACGGATGTATCCAACATCCAGGCCCTCGGCCAGGTACTCTACACGCGCTACTTCTTCTTCTTCCAGGCGGCCGGTTTCATCCTTCTGGTCGCCATGATCGGCGCCATCGTGCTGACGCTCCGCCACAAGCCGAATGTCAAGCGGCAGGACATCGCGGCGCAGGTGGCACGCAACAAGGCATCGGCGATGGAAGTCCGCAAGGTGCCGTCGCGGCAGGGCGTATAA
- the nuoI gene encoding NADH-quinone oxidoreductase subunit NuoI: MGLDQAARSLFLKEFVSAFFLSMRYFFKPKATLNYPFEKGELSPRFRGEHALRRYPNGEERCIACKLCEAICPAQAITIEAGPRRNDGTRRTTRYDIDMVKCIYCGFCQEACPVDAIVEGPNFEFAVETREELYYDKERLLDNGARWERDIARNIASDAPYR, encoded by the coding sequence ATGGGGCTCGATCAGGCCGCAAGGTCGCTGTTCTTGAAGGAGTTCGTATCGGCGTTCTTCCTGTCGATGCGCTATTTCTTCAAGCCGAAGGCGACCTTGAACTATCCCTTCGAGAAGGGTGAGCTCTCGCCGCGTTTCCGTGGCGAGCACGCTTTGCGTCGCTACCCCAATGGGGAGGAGCGCTGCATCGCCTGCAAGCTCTGCGAGGCCATCTGCCCGGCCCAGGCGATCACCATCGAGGCCGGCCCGCGCCGCAACGACGGCACTCGCCGCACGACGCGTTACGACATCGACATGGTGAAGTGCATCTACTGCGGCTTCTGCCAGGAAGCCTGCCCGGTGGACGCCATCGTCGAGGGGCCGAATTTCGAGTTCGCCGTGGAGACCCGCGAGGAGCTCTACTACGACAAGGAGCGGCTCCTGGACAACGGGGCCCGTTGGGAGCGCGATATCGCGCGTAATATCGCCAGCGACGCGCCTTATCGCTGA
- the nuoH gene encoding NADH-quinone oxidoreductase subunit NuoH, translating into MDLFLTIALIVGKSLLLLVALLIFIAYILLADRKVWAAVQLRRGPNVVGPFGLFQSFADLLKFVFKEPVVPAGSDKALFLLAPLLTCVLSLAGWAVIPVAEGWAIADLNLGVLYVLAISSLGVYGIIIGGWASNSKYPFLSALRSAAQMVSYEVSIGFVIITVLLCVGSLNLTAVVQAQETRGLATMLGVPWLSFLNWYWLPLLPMLVIFFISALAETNRPPFDLAEAESELVAGFMVEYSSTPYLLFMLGEYVSIVLMCAMTTILFFGGWAPPIALPPFTWVPGIIWFILKVCLVFFMFAMVKAFVPRYRYDQLMRLGWKVFLPISLAMVVIVAAVLQLTGWAPTP; encoded by the coding sequence ATGGACCTTTTCCTCACCATCGCGCTCATCGTCGGCAAGAGCCTGCTGCTGCTCGTCGCGCTCTTGATCTTCATTGCCTATATTCTCCTGGCCGACCGCAAGGTCTGGGCGGCGGTCCAACTGCGCCGCGGCCCGAACGTGGTCGGTCCGTTCGGCCTGTTCCAGTCCTTCGCCGACCTTCTGAAATTCGTCTTCAAGGAGCCGGTGGTTCCGGCGGGCTCCGACAAGGCGTTGTTCCTCCTCGCCCCGCTCCTGACCTGCGTGCTGTCGCTCGCGGGCTGGGCCGTCATCCCGGTGGCCGAGGGCTGGGCGATCGCCGACCTCAACCTCGGCGTGCTCTATGTGCTCGCCATCTCGTCGCTCGGCGTCTACGGCATCATCATCGGTGGCTGGGCCTCGAACTCCAAGTATCCCTTCCTGTCGGCGCTGCGTTCCGCGGCCCAGATGGTGAGCTACGAAGTCTCCATCGGCTTTGTCATCATCACCGTCCTGCTGTGCGTCGGCTCGCTCAACCTGACTGCCGTCGTGCAGGCGCAGGAGACGCGCGGCCTCGCGACGATGCTCGGCGTGCCGTGGCTTTCGTTCCTGAACTGGTACTGGCTGCCGCTTCTGCCGATGCTGGTGATCTTCTTCATCTCGGCGCTCGCGGAGACGAACCGTCCGCCTTTCGATCTCGCGGAAGCGGAATCGGAGCTCGTGGCCGGCTTCATGGTCGAATATTCCTCGACGCCGTATCTCCTGTTCATGCTCGGCGAATATGTGTCGATCGTGCTGATGTGCGCGATGACGACCATCCTGTTCTTCGGGGGCTGGGCACCGCCGATCGCGCTGCCGCCGTTCACCTGGGTTCCGGGCATCATCTGGTTCATCCTGAAGGTCTGCCTCGTCTTCTTCATGTTCGCCATGGTGAAGGCTTTCGTGCCGCGCTATCGCTATGACCAGCTCATGCGTCTTGGCTGGAAAGTATTCCTGCCGATCTCGCTGGCGATGGTCGTGATCGTGGCGGCGGTGCTGCAGCTGACGGGATGGGCGCCGACGCCTTAG
- the nuoG gene encoding NADH-quinone oxidoreductase subunit NuoG has translation MAKIIVDGKEIEVPAEYTLLQACEEAGAEIPRFCYHERLSIAGNCRMCLVEVKGGPPKPVASCAMGVRDLRPGPNGEPPVVFTRSPMVKRAREGVMEFLLINHPLDCPICDQGGECDLQDQAMAYGVDTSRYAENKRAVEDKYIGALVKTSMNRCIHCTRCIRFTTEVAGVPDLGAIGRGEDMEITTYLEHAMRSELQGNVIDLCPVGALTSKPYAFQARPWELSKTESIDVMDGLGSAIRVDARGREVMRILPRINDDVNEEWISDKTRFIWDGLRRQRLDRPYLRENGTLRPASWNEAFAAIAEKVKATKPERIGAIVGDLASVEDSFSLKLLMEKLGSVNIDGRGDGTVLDPKLGRASYLFNATIAGIDDADAILIVGSNPRIEGAVLNARIRKRWRSGPVAIGLIGEAVDLTYPYDYLGAGPATLADLLKGDHSFAKVLAEAERPLIILGQGALTREDGAAVHALAAKLALAVGAVKDGWNGFSVLHTAAARVGSLELGLVPGEGGLDARAMAGAGALDVLFLLGADEAEVAPGAFVVYQGTHGDNGAHRADVILPGAAYTEKSGTYVNTEGRVQLANRAAFPPGDAREDWAILRALSDVLGQRLPFDSLSQLRQTLYAAYPEFAGIDDVLVGNPADLEALAAGAGATSDGAFVSAVNDFYLTNPIARASTVMAECSALALGVVRQAAE, from the coding sequence ATGGCGAAGATCATCGTCGACGGCAAGGAGATCGAAGTCCCGGCGGAGTACACGCTCCTCCAGGCCTGCGAGGAAGCGGGCGCCGAGATTCCGCGCTTCTGCTATCACGAGCGTCTGTCGATTGCCGGCAATTGCCGCATGTGCCTTGTCGAGGTGAAGGGTGGCCCGCCGAAGCCGGTCGCGTCCTGCGCCATGGGCGTGCGCGACCTCCGGCCCGGCCCCAATGGCGAGCCGCCTGTGGTGTTCACGCGCTCGCCGATGGTGAAGCGCGCGCGGGAAGGGGTGATGGAGTTCCTCCTCATCAATCACCCGCTCGACTGCCCGATCTGCGACCAGGGTGGCGAGTGCGACCTGCAGGACCAGGCGATGGCCTACGGCGTCGACACGAGCCGCTATGCCGAAAACAAGCGCGCCGTCGAGGACAAGTACATCGGCGCCCTCGTCAAGACCTCGATGAACCGCTGCATCCACTGCACGCGCTGCATCCGTTTCACCACGGAAGTCGCCGGCGTGCCGGATCTCGGCGCGATCGGTCGCGGCGAGGACATGGAGATCACCACCTATCTCGAACATGCCATGCGCTCCGAGCTGCAGGGTAATGTCATCGACCTCTGCCCGGTCGGCGCACTGACGTCGAAGCCTTACGCCTTCCAGGCGCGGCCCTGGGAGCTCTCGAAGACCGAGTCGATCGACGTCATGGACGGGCTCGGCTCGGCCATTCGCGTCGACGCGCGCGGACGTGAAGTGATGCGCATCCTGCCGCGTATCAACGATGACGTGAACGAGGAGTGGATCTCCGACAAGACCCGCTTCATCTGGGACGGCCTGCGCCGCCAGCGTCTCGACCGGCCTTATCTGCGTGAAAACGGCACGCTGCGTCCGGCATCGTGGAACGAGGCTTTCGCGGCCATCGCGGAGAAGGTCAAGGCGACGAAGCCCGAGCGGATCGGCGCGATCGTCGGCGATCTGGCATCCGTCGAGGACAGCTTCAGCTTGAAGCTGCTGATGGAGAAGCTGGGTTCCGTCAATATCGACGGACGCGGCGATGGCACCGTGCTTGATCCGAAGCTCGGGCGCGCCAGCTACCTGTTCAACGCAACCATCGCCGGCATCGATGATGCTGATGCCATCCTGATCGTCGGCTCCAACCCGCGCATCGAAGGGGCTGTGCTGAACGCACGGATCCGCAAGCGTTGGCGCAGCGGGCCGGTCGCCATCGGGCTGATCGGCGAAGCCGTCGACCTGACCTACCCTTATGACTATCTCGGTGCCGGTCCCGCGACCCTCGCCGACCTTTTGAAGGGCGACCACAGCTTCGCGAAGGTGCTCGCCGAGGCCGAGCGGCCGCTGATCATCCTGGGGCAGGGCGCCTTGACGCGCGAGGACGGTGCAGCCGTTCATGCGCTGGCCGCCAAGCTCGCGCTCGCGGTTGGCGCCGTGAAGGACGGCTGGAACGGCTTTTCGGTGCTGCATACGGCCGCGGCGCGCGTCGGTTCGCTCGAGCTCGGCCTGGTTCCGGGTGAGGGCGGGCTCGATGCCCGCGCGATGGCCGGTGCCGGCGCGCTGGACGTCTTGTTCCTTCTCGGAGCTGACGAGGCCGAAGTCGCTCCCGGCGCTTTCGTGGTCTATCAGGGCACACACGGTGACAATGGCGCCCACCGCGCCGATGTCATCCTGCCGGGCGCCGCCTATACGGAAAAATCCGGCACCTATGTCAACACCGAGGGGCGGGTGCAACTCGCCAATCGCGCTGCTTTCCCGCCCGGCGACGCGCGCGAGGATTGGGCGATCCTGCGGGCATTGTCAGACGTGCTCGGCCAGCGCCTGCCGTTCGACAGCCTGAGCCAGCTCCGCCAGACGCTTTATGCCGCCTATCCGGAGTTCGCGGGCATTGATGACGTGCTGGTTGGTAATCCAGCCGATCTGGAGGCGCTCGCCGCCGGCGCCGGAGCAACCAGCGACGGGGCTTTCGTGTCCGCGGTGAACGACTTCTACCTGACCAACCCGATCGCCCGTGCGTCGACGGTGATGGCCGAATGTTCGGCCCTTGCCCTCGGTGTCGTGCGGCAGGCCGCCGAGTAA